A segment of the Actinomycetes bacterium genome:
GCCGTTGCCGGTGTCGGTGCTGCCGTCTAACGTCCAGGTGCGGCGAAACGAAACCGTTTCGTTTCGCGCTGGTGAACGTTTATCGACGGAGGACGGCATGCCACCCCAGGCGAGCGCCCCGGGTGCGGTGCAGGGGCGCGACAGCGCGATCTGCGACGCGACCCTCGCGCTGCTCGTCGAGGTCGGCTACGACCGGATGAGCATGGACGCGGTCGCCGCCCGCGCCCGGGCCAGCAAGGCCACGATCTACCGGCGCTGGCCGGGCAAGGCCGAGCTGGTGCTCGACGCGGTGCGCTCCCGGGCCCCTGGCCTGGTGGTTCCGGCCGACACCGGCAGCCTGCGTGGCGACCTGGTCGCCACCTACAGCGCCGCCGCGCACGGGGCGGGCGCCGAGGAGGCGGAGCTGGTGGCGGGCGTGCTGCGCGCGATGCGCAGCGCCCCCGAGCTGGGTGACTGCGTGCGCGCCCAGGTCTTCGAGAGCAAGTGC
Coding sequences within it:
- a CDS encoding TetR/AcrR family transcriptional regulator codes for the protein MPPQASAPGAVQGRDSAICDATLALLVEVGYDRMSMDAVAARARASKATIYRRWPGKAELVLDAVRSRAPGLVVPADTGSLRGDLVATYSAAAHGAGAEEAELVAGVLRAMRSAPELGDCVRAQVFESKCDVSRTLVSRAVTRGELPVGTDPLLLHEVAGALWFHRVLVVGGPVDDQFITHVVDDVLIPLLTSTRPTVLSAARSEADSEADMETK